The proteins below come from a single Chrysoperla carnea chromosome 1, inChrCarn1.1, whole genome shotgun sequence genomic window:
- the LOC123305966 gene encoding cuticle protein 19-like gives MYLKVVLCLAALVATSLAGLVAPGYGGYGPAAVATTSTVIGHGAPAYGYGHGPALLAAPRIAAPAYGYAHGPALSYAAPALAVAHAPIAKAVVAAPQVIAYPKYSFNYGVSDAHTGDQKSQWEERDGDVVKGQYSLVEPDGTVRTVDYTSDAHNGFNAIVNRQGHASHPAAVAKVVAAPAIAAYAHPAAYAPAHGGLAYHG, from the exons ATGTATCTCAAG GTAGTTTTATGCTTAGCAGCTTTAGTTGCCACATCTCTAGCCGGTCTAGTAGCGCCAGGATATGGTGGATATG gaccAGCCGCAGTTGCAACAACAAGTACAGTTATTGGACATGGAGCTCCAGCTTATGGTTACGGACATGGACCAGCATTATTAGCAGCACCAAGAATAGCAGCACCAGCTTATGGTTATGCTCATGGTCCAGCCTTGAGTTATGCAGCCCCAGCATTGGCTGTTGCACACGCTCCAATCGCTAAAGCTGTAGTAGCTGCCCCACAAGTTATT GCTTATCCAAAATACTCATTTAATTATGGAGTAAGTGATGCTCATACCGGTGACCAAAAATCACAATGGGAAGAACGTGATGGTGATGTAGTCAAAGGACAATACTCTTTAGTTGAACCTGATGGTACAGTACGAACAGTTGACTACACATCAGATGCTCACAATGGTTTCAACGCTATTGTAAACCGTCAAGGACACGCTTCACACCCAGCT gcCGTTGCTAAAGTTGTTGCTGCACCAGCCATCGCCGCTTATGCACATCCAGCAGCATATGCGCCAGCTCATGGGGGTTTAGCTTATCATGGTTGA